Genomic window (Streptosporangiales bacterium):
CTACCCAGACCCAACCGCCGCCACGCCAGAACATCGCGATGAGGCCCGCGATGAACGCCGTGTAGACGAGCCCCAGGAGGAACATCGTGAGGCCCATGCGGGCGGTGAGGCCCTTGTCCGGTGCAAAACGGGTCTTAGTCATGTGTGTCCCCGATCACCCGGGTATCAACCCTTCTTCGTGCAGCGTCTCCGCGACCTCGGTCAACGTGGCGTCGTCTTGCGGCAACATCACGTCTGAAGTGGTCAACGTGTCGGCCGGGAGTTTGGTGCCCACCTCACGCACCCGGGCGAGCAGCGCCGCCAGGGAGGCTCGGAAGGCGTCCTCGTCGCCCGCGTCGACGGCGCGCTGCAGGTCGGCGTCGAGCACGTTGAGACCATCGGACTCGGTGTCGGCGACGTCGTACTGATCGTCACCGAGGATCCGGACGATCATGCTCCGTCACCGGGCCTGGCCTGCTGCGGCGCCTCGCTCGGCTGCGCCTGACCGGCCGCGGGCTGCGCCTCGGCGGCGGGCTGGCCCTCGACCTGCGCGGCGCCGAGCTCCTTCGGGGCCTCGCCGGCGTCGAGCTCCTTGCGCAGCTGCTGCAGCTCCTGCTCCACCTGGGAGTCGCTGCCCAGCTGGTCGAGCTCCGTCTGGATGTCGTCCTTCTGGGTGCCCGTGACGTCGTCGAGCGCGCCGGAGGCGATGAGCTCGTCGAGCGCACCGGCCCTGGCCTGCATCTCGCTCGTCTTGTCCTCGGCGCGCTGGATCGCCATGCCGACGTCGCCCATCTCCTCGGAGATGCCGGAGAACGCCTCGTTGATCTTCGTCTGCGCCTCGGCCGCACTGTAGGTGGCCTTGACGGTCTCCTTGCGGGTGCGGAAGGAGTCGACCTTGGCCTGCAGTCGCTGGGACGCGAGGGTGAGCTTCTCCTCCTCGCCCTGCAGCTGGGAGTGCTGGGCCTGCAGGTCGGTGAGCTGCTGCTGGACGCCCGAGCGCCTGGTCAGGGCCTCGCGCGCGAGGTCTTCCCTGCCCTGGCCCATCGCGGCCTTGGCCTGGTTGGCCAGCTTCGTCGAGGACTGCTGGATCTGGTTCATCTGGAGCTCGAGCCGCTTGCGCGACGTGGCGACGTCGGCGACTCCCCGGCGCACCTTCTGCAGCAGCTCGAGCTGCTTCTGGTACGAGTAGTCGAGGGTCTCGCGGGGGTCCTCCGCCTTGTCCAGGGCCTTGTTGGCCTTGGCGCGGAAGATCATCGTGAACCGCTTCATCACGCTCATATGCCGTGTAGCCCCCTCATGTCTGGCGCCGGCACCATTATCGGATCCGAATGTGGCCCCCAGCCTAGGCCAGTAGGCGCCCGAGCGGCGAGGCCAGGGCCTTCCCGTCGTGCGCGAAGTCCCAGGCAGGATGCCCTT
Coding sequences:
- a CDS encoding PspA/IM30 family protein: MSVMKRFTMIFRAKANKALDKAEDPRETLDYSYQKQLELLQKVRRGVADVATSRKRLELQMNQIQQSSTKLANQAKAAMGQGREDLAREALTRRSGVQQQLTDLQAQHSQLQGEEEKLTLASQRLQAKVDSFRTRKETVKATYSAAEAQTKINEAFSGISEEMGDVGMAIQRAEDKTSEMQARAGALDELIASGALDDVTGTQKDDIQTELDQLGSDSQVEQELQQLRKELDAGEAPKELGAAQVEGQPAAEAQPAAGQAQPSEAPQQARPGDGA